One Phaseolus vulgaris cultivar G19833 chromosome 2, P. vulgaris v2.0, whole genome shotgun sequence DNA window includes the following coding sequences:
- the LOC137810010 gene encoding homeobox-leucine zipper protein HAT22-like has protein sequence MGFDHDANTSGLHLVLGLSLTATTTPSTKPRDHHHHHLCVIKPTPTKPYSPNEPSLTLGLSGESCHLAKQVPRNNNVANNNSKVYCEDPLDMSRQTSPHSVVSSFSTGRVVKRERDLSFEEVEAEAEAEERVSSRLSDEEEDGSNAKKKLRLTKEQSALLEESFKQHSTLNPKQKQALARQLNLRPRQVEVWFQNRRARTKLKQTEVDCEFLKKCCETLTDENRRLKKELQELKALKLTQPLYMPMPAATLTMCPSCERLGGVSDNASNKSPFSMAPKPHFYNPFANPSAAC, from the exons ATGGGTTTTGATCACGATGCCAATACCTCTGGCCTTCACCTCGTTCTAGGGTTATCTTTGACTGCTACCACCACTCCATCCACCAAGCCTCGtgatcatcatcatcatcatctttgtGTTATTAAGCCTACGCCAACCAAGCCCTATTCCCCCAATGAACCATCTTTAACGTTGGGTTTGTCTGGCGAGAGCTGCCACCTGGCCAAGCAAGTGCCCAGAAATAACAACGTGGCCAACAACAACAGTAAAGTTTATTGTGAGGATCCTCTTGACATGTCCAGACAGACATCACCTCACAGCGTGGTTTCGTCTTTCTCAACTGGGAGGGTTGTCAAGAGGGAGAGAGATCTTAGCTTTGAAGAGGTAGAGGCAGAGGCCGAGGCAGAAGAGAGGGTTTCTTCAAGACTGAGCGACGAAGAAGAAGACGGCTCCAATGCTAAGAAGAAACTCAGACTCACCAAAGAACAATCTGCACTACTAGAGGAGAGCTTCAAACAACACAGCACTCTCAATCCT AAACAGAAGCAAGCTTTAGCCAGACAGTTAAATCTACGGCCTCGACAAGTTGAAGTGTGGTTCCAGAATCGGAGAGCCAG AACAAAGCTGAAGCAGACAGAGGTGGACTGTGAGTTCTTAAAGAAATGCTGTGAAACGTTGACGGACGAAAACAGAAGGTTAAAGAAGGAGCTGCAGGAGCTGAAGGCACTGAAACTAACTCAACCCTTGTACATGCCTATGCCTGCGGCAACACTCACCATGTGCCCTTCGTGCGAGAGGCTCGGTGGTGTGAGCGATAACGCTTCCAATAAAAGCCCCTTCTCTATGGCTCCCAAGCCTCACTTCTACAATCCCTTTGCCAATCCTTCTGCAGCATGTTGA